ctggtctgcgactcgactgaacgtcttttcttaattttttattgtgAAAGAACAGGCTCAAATCTATACCAATCTTAACCGTCCGTGACTTCTTATGGTTACATTGCTGCTGAttaaataaaccggaaccgacagtgtgacgtcataaatcaaacttcaatggccgctctcttagcggcgggaaatttaaataaatgataGATTAATGTatttccaccccaccccccgtgacgtcataatattttgcaaagtcaatgatttaataaaatttatgcatgacaggaacatacactgtaaatattgttggagtcttttctaatagttattgtaaaaaaaaaaatcttgttaatcagaatgtaaaacttatacggtaccaattttgatgcaccagatgcgcatttcgacaaataatgtctcttcagtgatgctcaaccgaaatgtttgaaatccgaaataactatgaagttttagagctaaatatagccaaaaacaacgtgccaaaaaagtggagccaaattcgtccaaggatttcaaaagtttaagttatatatgaataatcaattataggtttcaaaatattgaatccaatgGCAACAACTCTGTCTTCATTGAATCATTTATCAAGTCCaatatgcgatagatttcctttatttttcacaaacattttgtatattttttaaaaaaacagtttcatgaaattgttattaatACTGTTTTATCGTCACAagcagtttttgtgaaattttgataatgctgtttaaggaaaattgcaattttctgacgttgataacaggtatattgtgctacttgataaaaaaattcattaatgcCGCAACATAcccattttatcatttttatttgttactaggatatattatttgaagaatcaaaaatcaaatataagattgaacccaTAAATCCAGAGGTGTGGAAGTAccttaatattgatttaatcgttaagaaaggttttttgttgttaaagactgtcatttacgatatcagtaagtaatattttattcataaaagcaacaatgttgTTAGGATTGTCTTTCCCTTTAACTCAACTTCGTGTGAATTATTCAAATGGATGCTCGTACATTTTGCAAGGGTATATTTTACGGAATTAGAATTTCTATTATTCTCTTTTCTCACCGGAAATTATCTTGGTGGTTAAAAAATAACCTCCTAATTAAGAATGTGTTTGAAATATATCCTTTCCTAGTTTCATATTTAAGCACcctgtttagaaaaaaaaaagtatatgcTATCGAATGAACTTGGGCATATGTTTGCGATTTAGTGTTTTTGTCTTTATTGTGGTACAAATCATAGTAAAatttacattgtaatatacagtgtatatgaaaGCCTTATTTTTACTACAGATACCGAAAACAATCAGGCCCACGACAGGGTACCATGAtgattaatgaaaataagaaatatagTACAGTATGAAATTCAACTAACAGAGATATAAATGAACTGAGAAGTTTGCAAAAGTACAATCGTCAGACTTTACGCACAAgtataaacatacatatttcATGAAGCACACTAGAGCTTCTATGGGTGCGATTAAAGCAACACTTGTAACATCAGAGCTAAATTTGTGCATGCTCAGATATTGAACTccatatatcaaaatacaatgcagagtagtgtgtatatatcacGGTGAACAGAAACACAAgaaatcagggccgtaaattacatggaggtggaggaggcagctgcctcctccaacttttgagccaaaaaaaattaaaatttaaagttcattagaatttatgttgtttccaataactaagaacatgatacctcccttaaaaagcattccaaatctttcttttagaatgagttagtcaagtaacatcttagaaggccctagaatcaaggattttgcacgaaacgtgttcagtgtgcacaaaatgtgctcagcgtctgggggcctgggcggcccccagacccccgcctaatttcctgcctcctccaaattgaaggttaatttacggccctggaaaTGCTCTTTTTATCCACATTTATTGTCAATGAACTTACAGCAATTGATTGTTGTTATTTTATGCATTCTAGGTGTCATATACTCACTTTCAATTGCACATTGTTAAATAGCTACAGAAACCGCTAGAGTTGTATCAGAAATTCAGCATCTCACGGTCTGTGCAGTGTGTCGTAAATCCTGTGCAAAGTTTCCCTTTAATTTTCAGTTCGATTCTACAactaaaattaagaaatttcaaGATAATATTTTGTACCTTGCTTTTTATCGATGCTGTACATGTCTGATACAAAATATAAGCAAAAGTAACCTTCACACTGCGTCTCTTCCTTAaacgccgccattttgaaacgcttTTACTATTATTTGCTAAAAAAGAAAGTGTACTCACGGAACATGAATTGAACATCATTGTGGAAATTTAGACATTTTATTTACAACTCTTGTTACCCGTGTAAACTCGTGTCGATTAATCAAATTCAAACTTTCTAAACTGATTTTTTTCCCGTAGCTGTACAtgtcatacccccccccccccccccccctgaattATAGCCACACACATATGTAGATTGTGTAGGAGGTTCGTCATTTCATTTTATGCAGAGGACTAAAACAAGGGCCATGTGCTctcagaaaatatttattcacatTTGCTTCCTACTGCGAAAATAAGTCGAAAATACTCGGGGGATCAGTTTTAAAACCTTTTGAGTCATTTAACATCATTTATTAGATTGAAGCAATTCAAAAGTCCAAAACGATGAAACATTTTTCTACAATGGGAGGGAGCTTGAGACGGTTGATAAATTTAATTATCTAGGAATGTTATTTAATTATAATGGAAAGTTTAACATTACACAAAAACATGTAGCAGATCAAGGGAGGAAAGCGTTTTTTTGCAATTAACAGTAAACTAAGGAAATACCAATTTAACATTAAAAGTAAGTGTTCTGTTTTTGATACATATGTAAACAGTGTTTTAAATTACGGATGTGAAGTTTGGGGTTTTCATAAAGCCAAAGATGTTGAAAAATTACACGCATTATTCTGTAAAAACGTTTTAGGGGTAAAGAAAAGTACGTGCAATAGCTTAGTGTATTATGAATTAGGAAGATTTCCCCTGCATATCATTAGAAAATCAAGAATCCTTAAATATTGGATAAAATTAAAGAATTCAGATAATTGTATTTTGCGAGCGTGTTTAGAAGACAGAGAAAATTTAAATGATCCTTGGGTTAATGACATACGAACTGAATTAAATCGCTTAGGTCTTGGatacatttttaatgaaagtatTATTGATAAACCTACACAAAAAATATTAGAGCAAAGATTTTTTGATTTACATaagcaagaaatgttttctGCAATTAGAAAGTCATCACGAGGGGAATACTATCAATATATAGCAGGCAATTTTGGATTACAGTATTATTTATCTAAATCATTGAGTGAAATACATAGAAAAACTATAACTAGATTCAGACTATCCTCTCACAATCTTAATATAGAATCAGGTCGATACAAAAATGAACTTAGGAACAATagaatatgtacattgtgtgATTTAAAAGACGTAGAGGATGAGTTTCACTTTATCTTGAAATGTCCAAAATACCAAGAAATACGcaatttatatatcaaaaagCATTATTTTAGACgtccaaattttcaaattaattcaattattaagtgtacaaaatgtaaaagaatTGCGAAACTTAGGAAAATTTTTATTCCTAGCAGAGAAAATAAGAAAGGataattcataattgtaattacaccccatttctttttctcatttaacacaattttttttttctatttttattttcatacaactcTCACGCAAACAcctatattacaaatattatcttttatacttatatgtatgtgtatgctGATCTATAGCTCTGATTATGTGTATGTTgttcaccttatatttcattatgtataaaattgtatatctgATGTGCCAGATGGCACAAagaaataaactgaactgaactgATATTTAGAACTCTCGATTTACTCACGTCCTGAACAAACCAACACGAAGCATACAATCACCATTCGCATTTCTTAATCGATTTAAAGATATACACGTAGATAGCATGACTATGTCCTTAATGATAAACGTGCTCTACTTTCATAAggcaatattcaatcaaaattCAATCTCGCAAAATCGAATTCTTTGATTCTATTTGTGTGCACTGTTCTCTCTTCAAACATTGAAACAAAGGTACAAAGGTACATAAGACCGTACGCCTGCGTTGAGTAAAGGCGCGTCGTTTGAGTGGAAGTCCTTGTATTCAAATATTTATCTCATGGGGAAAAAAATAGCTGCACTAAAAGTGCATTTTCAGTAGTAATTAATTGTTAATTTGACAGGAGTTTAAGCTGATCAAAGTAGACGTAGCTCGATTTGGGTCCATTCATGTTGAAAAAGAAATGATCTCCTTATTATAGCCATTTTAGCTCGCCTGGGTTCAAAGCTTAATTGAATTTTAACAGCTCGCATAATTACCTTCTCGAAAACGAGTACATGTCACGTCATTGATGGCTGAAAGAGATAGTAAAGctcattttgatgttttgttatatCCCCACCCcgcaaaagggggggggggaggggttaTATCTAAATCAgcatgtccgtccgtccgtctgtctgtagatatgGTTTTGTTGGTGCATGATCTAGAAAGCTAGTGCATGGCTTTTTCTGAAATTTGTACACTCATTACTCATCATATGGTGATTCGTACCTGGTATTTTccttttgattggacaatttttctTCAGTTTACGGGCTTTTTTTCTACTTATGGACACAGTTATCTTTTAAACAAAAAGGAGAATTTTTTAACTTAAAATCCATGAAGAGATTTTATTCCAACGTTGTAGATTTGCAAATACATTGTTTTCGGCTGAAGTTATGCAtttcttattttgaattaaaatatttgaaatattacaaagtTATGCTAATTTCTAGTTTGTCTAGGGTCTTTTTGtctggagaatatttcaaaaacaataaagGTATGGATCAGACCTTTACATACATTTTTAAGTGAAATAACATTTATGAActttacattttgatttttaatatttccattttctgaTTGCATGactatttccattttttgaatgcatgaatatttccattgtctatactcccgtggggatccgggttagaataggtcctcagtaccccttgcttgtcgtaagaggcgactaaatcgggcagtccttcggatgagaccgcaaaaatcgaggttccgtgtcacatcaggtgtagcacgataaagatccctccttgctcaatggACATAaccgccgagcatagacctaaattttgcagcccttcaccggcagtggtgacgtctccatatgagtgaaacattctcgagtgggacgttaagcaatataaaatcaatcaatccatattctatatatccattttcaaagGTCAGTTCTAGATTTTTACTCTCAACTTAAATCATCTTATTCTTTtctaatatgatttttttttaaaaaaggtatgTGGATGATATCTTTTAACTTTGAAATGACTATTGAAATGCCTAACATCCATTAAAACTCCCCTTGTACATATTCTAAGTATGTTTGTGTAAATATACGCCTGAATGTGGCACGCACTGCGCAGTTTGACTATGACGTCACGTTATGCCGTtaatatcccttttcactcaaaatactccaaaatagacgagaattcatcaatattgttatCTAAGGTGAAGGagtgcaatatcagcatgcatttcttaactgttcaatattaaacccgtcttaaatgcatgaagcaaactgattttgtgaatggggacatcataatttatgtgcagtaaaacattttgtttaaataaatgaatatgatatcaaTTACCGGCtgtgtcagattcggaggaccgtcgtcttaTTTACTtagttacggtaacgtcaatattgaacgctcatactcggaatgtttcgggcgcacacaatttacgcaatgcaaagttagcgttcaataaattttcaggatattgaacgctaacattctctagattttacgcagatttcaTAATAGACTATTTCTTAgctataatatgtatacggtgtgaccgttggaccgagcgaagcatgtaatggtcattggagtgtcccaagtggtaatcataattccgttaagtacagttaagtaagtaaaatatatatttttaatgaaattttccttgcgctaaaaacccagtaagatctcaatattcaaggggtttatatggggagaacagttttacaggatccgcctattcattgaacgcgggaaataaaacgcaaggcgacgtcaattgtgcattgtgacgtcacatttagcctcaaagcaaacaattataaacaacaataatacattccgtatgcaatgaaaagggccgttataaaactaaacaaatttaaccaataaattcaaaatggtaaaaaagtaaccgtaattttatcgtatattcttattcaaagaaactcatgaactcgttcatctatttagtcgtgtTACGgtgttatatgtaattatatgctaaaacctgttatactgataattatactattcattttgaacaaattgggtgtttaaattacgaattgcacgtcagagtcttctattattggcattcaaaataaaacacgaataactgttgaagcaggtaatgaaaaaataaatggcggcgcccatatggattaCGAAAATTtaagtgaacgtatatagagattatctctttttcttttgctgaatttgacttctttctttacatacgtgttacctttagagccttgcttcgcgggcGGGCCTTCGGTATAAtgaatatatctatattcaCGGTATTGATTACGGAAACTATGAACAAGTCAATAAGAAGTCGTGGGGTAAGCATAGCTATCGAACATACTCCAAAGGATGATTTCATAGCGGACAGAGATGCAAGCATGATGTCTACGGGCCAAAGCCGAAAGGAAGTTCGCGGACAGAGGGATATGCTAGCAAGCCCCAAAAACATCGTCAGGTTGGGATCATGGAACGTAAGAACTATGTACTCCACTGGAAAAACCGCACAAGTAATAGCAGAAATGAAGAGATACCACCTAGATATACTTGGAATAAGCGAATGCAGATGGACAGATTCTGGAAAAATCAGAACCCAGACAGGTGAAACGATACTGTATTCTGGAAGGAAAGATAACCATCACAGTAATGGAGTTGCTATTGCTATATCAAAGGAGAAAGCCAAGACATTATATGAATGGTCACCCATTAACGACCGCATCATAACTGCCAGGTTCTGGtcaaactatataaaaacaacattgaTACAAGTGTATGCACCTACCAATGATGCAGACGAGGAatcaaaagataatttttacGAACAACTACAGGGAGTCATAGACAACACTCCACGCCATGATATTATAATTCTAACTGGCGATATTAATGCAAAAG
Above is a genomic segment from Ostrea edulis chromosome 3, xbOstEdul1.1, whole genome shotgun sequence containing:
- the LOC130052874 gene encoding craniofacial development protein 2-like, with the protein product MNKSIRSRGVSIAIEHTPKDDFIADRDASMMSTGQSRKEVRGQRDMLASPKNIVRLGSWNVRTMYSTGKTAQVIAEMKRYHLDILGISECRWTDSGKIRTQTGETILYSGRKDNHHSNGVAIAISKEKAKTLYEWSPINDRIITARFWSNYIKTTLIQVYAPTNDADEESKDNFYEQLQGVIDNTPRHDIIILTGDINAKVGNKQEGEDGIVGKYGLHSERNDNGERFASFCAINNLAISTTMFKHKDIHKQTWTSPNGQHKNQIGPCSSEWAL